AGCGATGTTCTTTAGTTTCTTTGCTAGTGATCCAGTCCTCCCTTTGAAGCCAGACGCGTTCTGCCTAAAACCGTGTAAGCATAAGATCCTTAGCTTCCTCCTTGTATCGTCATCACCTGCAGGGGTAAGTCCCTTTGAGGGATCAAGACTCAAAGGGACTTGCCCTTTTCCGTGTTTACGGCACAGCTCACACACATAATCATCTCCTTTAACCTGTAACAACACCACATCATAAGTCCATGGTAACACAATCCATGCGAAGTAGAAGATCCAATACCTGGCAATGATTGCAGACTAATACAAGCATGCGGCATAGTCTGCAACGGCAACGTGGAGAGTAGTCGTCAAAGGTATTGTTGCAGAGAAGGCAGCAGCCTATTATATCCTCTTTTGAGCTCCCAACTGAGATCCTTCAAatccaaatgaaaaaaatgtaaGTTACCATTTTCCTGGTGGATAACAAGAGAAAGATGCTAGAGATGTACCGATGATCAAACACAAAGTTCTTCCCTTTAAAGAACCCTCCACTGGGAAACTGTTCAAGGTATCTCTGTATGCCACCATAGAGCTGTTTCAAGAAACAAATAGAGTCAGCCAAGTTCAGTGACTTGTGTATCAAAACCATTTGCTATTCATGATCTCACCTGAAAAGTATTCTCAAACCCTGCGCCTTTAGATCTGATATAGGCAGATGCCATTTCACACCTGATTCCACCAGTGCAGTACCTGGTTTTACCCAACACAATTAGAGCTtcaatgatatatggaaagtaAAGTCAACAAGAAACGTATATATGTATGTTCACTGAATTATTAATTCATACATGAGAACGTTTTTTCCCTTCAGCTTCTCTGCATTCTGATCAATCCATGTTGGCAAGTCGCTGTACTGTCTGATTTCAGGATCAAGTGTCTCAACATTCTCTGATTCGAATTTTCCAATCCGTGTCTCGTACAGGTTCCTAGCGTCCAGCAAAACAAGCTCCTTGTTCTCAGACTTCCCGGATTCATCAGGTTGTTCTTCTGAGGATAAACAAAACATAATCAGATGATGAGATACACAATGTAGCAGCAGGTGATAATAGAGATTAAAAGAAAGATCTTACTGGCACTCTGCAGGACGGAATGAAACTCAGCAGCAGAGAGATGCTTTCCAGCGTTTGAGATGTCTGGTGATTTCAAGAGAGGGCAAGTACTAAAGGTCACTAACTCCTGCATGCCACAGTCATGTCAAAATGCTAGAAAGGCTAAGGAGATAAAAGCTTGGTTTTGAATAAGAGAAGAAGGCAAAGAACCTCAACAACACGGATGGAGAGAGATGTAAACCCACACTCCTGAGAAACTTTGTCGTTCAAGGGATGATTGCAAGATGCAAGCTTGAAGTCAGTTCCTTCGAACAAACAATTCGACTTTGCAGAAGCAATATGTTCCTCCAACGCAGCTAATTTCCCACCAACCTAAACCAAAACACAAACTTTTAATGTTATTAAAATCCTATAAACAGAACTCTATCAAAAAGCTTCAAACTTTGGTTCATATGGATTGGATCTTGCAATCAAACCCAACTAGCTCTCAACTCAGAAACTCAAAAAGAGTTTTGACTTTATTGTCTTTCATTCCTCTAAAGACATAAAGGTTTAGCCTTTTTGATTCATCAACATCGGATATGAAGAGAAGGAGATTAGAAGCATACGGTGACATTGACGCCGTGAGTTGAGAGTCTGACTCGGCCGAGTAAACCGAGCGAGTTGCAGCTAGATTCATAAAAGGAAACGAGCTCGTCTACGTCAGGAACAGAGGTGTACTTGTAGTACAGCAACACTCCGTATTGCTCTTTATCTTCAATCCTCTGCTTCTCGCCATCGCCACCACACGAGCTCGTTCTTCCCATTAGGGGTTTTCAGTTCAGGCTCGGGAAGTCGCGATGGAACCAGGAAGAAGTCATTTGCTTGCGGTTAAGAAAACCGGATCCAATTAAACCGGAATATACTTAAACCGAAATTTGTATATTAAACCATTTCAGCCTTGAACTTATATTTGCCTTGAACCTATCTATGCAGGTGTCCAATGTAGATGTTTATAGTGTTCAGGACTCTTTCAAAATGCTCATCTCCATTAGTCCATCGCACAACAGTTTCGTCTTCAAAACCAGATCTTAGACAGACTACAAGGTGCTCACAAAGCCTAAGGAGATGATACACATAGAGACAATATTGAACACCCGCGTTGATAGGAGTCCTTAGCAATGTTTTTTAAGAGaaacaatattataatattCGTTTTTTAGGTTTTTGTGCTCCAAAAATCTCTTGCATAAGGATTGATTCATGCGTAAGTTCGTTACTGTTTGCGGACTCCACTATGCGTAGTGCCCGCGATTGgacagtttttctttttaattcggacgaaaaaaaagaaaaaaaaaatccaaaagttGTTTCTTGGTTATCGAGTCATCGGTTCAGGGTTGCGGGTGCTCTTACATCGGAGCTGTTACTTGAAACAGTTTTATTGAGAAGCATAATGATTAGTCTAATTCACGAGAACAACTTGGCTCTTGCTTGATATCCGATATGATATGTTGGTTTTAGCGTTTGTTCACAAaacttaataatcataaaacaggaAGGATTTAATTGAAGACATCAAGTCTCAGGAAAGTAAGGTGAGAAATCACAATCAATAAGTTAGAAGTTGGGAACTCTTAAAAGTTATGTGAACTTATTTGGGTTCTAAAGATGGCAGTGAAGAAAAAAGGTGATCCTCAATATCTCAAGGGATTATTTGATTCGATTCATATGTAAAAGACAAAGTGAGATGATAGGCACTGCATTTATATGGAAGGGGCCATGCATGCACCATCATATCAAATCAT
This genomic interval from Brassica napus cultivar Da-Ae chromosome A6, Da-Ae, whole genome shotgun sequence contains the following:
- the LOC106346284 gene encoding rhodanese-like domain-containing protein 6 isoform X1, translated to MGRTSSCGGDGEKQRIEDKEQYGVLLYYKYTSVPDVDELVSFYESSCNSLGLLGRVRLSTHGVNVTVGGKLAALEEHIASAKSNCLFEGTDFKLASCNHPLNDKVSQECGFTSLSIRVVEELVTFSTCPLLKSPDISNAGKHLSAAEFHSVLQSAKEQPDESGKSENKELVLLDARNLYETRIGKFESENVETLDPEIRQYSDLPTWIDQNAEKLKGKNVLMYCTGGIRCEMASAYIRSKGAGFENTFQLYGGIQRYLEQFPSGGFFKGKNFVFDHRISVGSSKEDIIGCCLLCNNTFDDYSPRCRCRLCRMLVLVCNHCQVKGDDYVCELCRKHGKGQVPLSLDPSKGLTPAGDDDTRRKLRILCLHGFRQNASGFKGRTGSLAKKLKNIAELVFIDAPHELQFIYQTASTTPPPPLGACNKKFAWLVSPDFDKPSETGWTQCQFDPLQYQNQTEGFDKSLTYLKTVFAERGPFDGILGFSQGAAMAAAVCGKQEQLLGEIDFRFCVLCSGFTPWPLLEKREQGSIKCPSLHIFGSQPGKDRQIVTQASLDLAGLFDQGCATVIEHDFGHIIPTKSPYIDEIKAFLNQFI
- the LOC106346284 gene encoding rhodanese-like domain-containing protein 6 isoform X2 yields the protein MGRTSSCGGDGEKQRIEDKEQYGVLLYYKYTSVPDVDELVSFYESSCNSLGLLGRVRLSTHGVNVTVGGKLAALEEHIASAKSNCLFEGTDFKLASCNHPLNDKVSQECGFTSLSIRVVEELVTFSTCPLLKSPDISNAGKHLSAAEFHSVLQSAKQPDESGKSENKELVLLDARNLYETRIGKFESENVETLDPEIRQYSDLPTWIDQNAEKLKGKNVLMYCTGGIRCEMASAYIRSKGAGFENTFQLYGGIQRYLEQFPSGGFFKGKNFVFDHRISVGSSKEDIIGCCLLCNNTFDDYSPRCRCRLCRMLVLVCNHCQVKGDDYVCELCRKHGKGQVPLSLDPSKGLTPAGDDDTRRKLRILCLHGFRQNASGFKGRTGSLAKKLKNIAELVFIDAPHELQFIYQTASTTPPPPLGACNKKFAWLVSPDFDKPSETGWTQCQFDPLQYQNQTEGFDKSLTYLKTVFAERGPFDGILGFSQGAAMAAAVCGKQEQLLGEIDFRFCVLCSGFTPWPLLEKREQGSIKCPSLHIFGSQPGKDRQIVTQASLDLAGLFDQGCATVIEHDFGHIIPTKSPYIDEIKAFLNQFI